A genome region from Primulina eburnea isolate SZY01 chromosome 9, ASM2296580v1, whole genome shotgun sequence includes the following:
- the LOC140841962 gene encoding uncharacterized protein produces MGHTVFQTRQTMPLAPIHKTLTLLPPATLYRLPGSSQRKCVLTIKASSSAVVDGDAVARLERCFLASPPVTDAPSSSAPDFGPVMKGQYGAFGAVTLEKSKLDLTQKQTKSSPELSTGGGGGNIGKGLSHGGGDGGDDGGDDDDYFDNFDEGDEGDEGGLFRRRMILGELFDRKFVDAVLNEWQKTMMDLPAGLRQAYEMGLVSSAQMARFLAINARPTTERFISRSLPQGLSRAFIGRLIADPAFLFRLLLEQATTIGCSVWWEIKNRKERIKQEWDLALINVLTVTACNAIVVWSLAPCRSYGNTFQFDLQNTLQKLPNNIFEKSYPLREFDFQKRLQSILFKAAELCIVGFTAGAAQGAASTLVASKKEGRLSVTIPSVNTNALGYGAFLGLYANLRYQLLCGFDRAVVSYFDVIGVTLAFSTALRILNVQLGETSRLAWLGVEVDPLAQSDDLLKAYSRPSEGSRDPSQSSSKWFINKRTIVSGLGLLGIKQKQNDANLNGEEPPPKARRKRVVRRKVAVS; encoded by the exons ATGGGTCACACGGTGTTTCAAACACGGCAGACTATGCCACTGGCTCCCATCCATAAAACCTTAACTTTGTTACCGCCCGCCACTTTGTACCGGTTACCGGGTTCTTCGCAGAGAAAGTGCGTTCTGACGATTAAGGCGTCGTCGTCGGCGGTCGTTGACGGTGATGCAGTTGCTAGACTGGAGCGATGCTTTCTGGCGTCACCGCCGGTAACGGATGCACCATCATCGAGTGCTCCTGATTTTGGCCCCGTGATGAAGGGACAGTACGGTGCATTTGGCGCTGTTACTTTGGAAAAGTCGAAGCTCGATTTGACACAGAAACAGACCAAGTCTAGTCCCGAG CTTTCTACTGGGGGAGGAGGTGGTAATATCGGAAAGGGTCTCAGTCACGGTGGAGGTGATGGTGGCGATGATGGTGGCGACGATGATGATTACTTTGATAACTTTGATGAGGGTGACGAGGGAGATGAAGGTGGACTGTTTAGGAGAAGAATGATCCTGGGGGAG TTGTTTGATCGGAAATTTGTGGATGCTGTATTGAATGAATGGCAAAAGACTATGATGGATTTACCTGCTGGATTACGTCAAGCATATGAAATG GGTTTGGTCAGTTCTGCTCAAATGGCGAGATTTTTGGCAATTAATGCCAGACCTACCACTGAGAGATTCATTTCTCGGTCCCTTCCTCAAGGATTATCAAGGGCTTTTATTGGCAG GTTGATTGCAGATCCAGCCTTTTTATTCAGGCTGCTTCTTGAGCAGGCAACAACCATTGGTTGCTCTGTTTGGTGGGAGATCAAGAATCGCAAAGAGAG GATTAAGCAGGAATGGGATCTTGCCCTCATTAATGTGCTGACTGTGACAGCTTGCAATGCCATTGTCGTTTGGTCACTAGCTCCTTGTCGTTCATATGGGAATACCTTCCAATTCGATTTGCAAAATACTCTGCAAAAGCTTCccaataatatatttgaaaagagCTACCCATTAAGAGAATTTGACTTCCAAAAGAGACTTCAATCGATATTATTTAAAGCTGCAGAACTATGCATTGTGGGATTTACTGCTGGAGCTGCACAAGGTGCTGCATCAACCCTTGTTGCCAGTAAAAAGGAAGGAAG GTTATCTGTGACTATACCATCTGTGAACACCAATGCACTTGGTTATGGAGCTTTCCTTGGTCTTTATGCTAATTTGCGGTATCAGCTCTTGTGTGGTTTTGACAGAGCGGTAGTTAGCTACTTTGATGTCATTGGAGTTACTCTGGCTTTTAGCACAGCCCTGAG AATTCTAAATGTTCAGTTAGGAGAGACATCTAGGTTAGCTTGGCTTGGTGTTGAGGTCGATCCATTGGCTCAGTCAGATGATCTCTTGAAGGCTTACAGCAGACCCTCGGAAGGATCCAGAGATCCTTCACAGTCATCTTCAAAGTGGTTCATAAACAAGAGGACTATTGTCTCTGGGCTTGGCCTTCTTGGGATCAAACAGAAACAAAATGATGCAAACTTGAATGGCGAAGAACCTCCTCCCAAGGCTAGGAGAAAGAGAGTTGTCCGGAGAAAGGTGGCCGTGAGTTAA